A region from the Aliarcobacter thereius LMG 24486 genome encodes:
- the rlmN gene encoding 23S rRNA (adenine(2503)-C(2))-methyltransferase RlmN, producing MAKFDEISIYDYTLEELKEKLKPSFRAKQVYNWLYKKYAKSYDDMKNLPKELIEDLKNNYPIDIMQIIKKEQSSDGSIKYLFKLRDNLTIEAVLLLMKDKKVDEDGQIVRSEKYTVCISSQVGCKVGCSFCLTAKGGFVRNLTVGEYIAQIVHIKKDNNIAENKALNIVYMGMGEPLDNFDNFVKAVEIFSELDGLAISRRRQTVSTSGIASKIKKLGEKDLQIQLAISLHAVDDELRSELIPMNKAYNIASIIEAVKAFPVDTRKKVMFEYLVIKNKNDSLEAAKKLVKLLDGIQAKVNLIYFNPYTGTTYQRPLESDMMKFKDFLNSKSVICTIRESKGLDISAACGQLREKDIKKD from the coding sequence GTGGCAAAATTTGATGAAATATCAATTTATGATTACACATTAGAAGAGTTAAAAGAAAAATTAAAGCCATCATTTCGTGCAAAACAAGTATATAATTGGTTGTATAAAAAATATGCAAAATCATATGATGATATGAAAAATCTTCCAAAAGAGTTGATTGAGGATTTAAAAAACAACTATCCAATTGATATAATGCAAATTATAAAAAAAGAGCAAAGTAGTGATGGAAGTATAAAATATCTTTTTAAATTAAGAGATAATCTTACTATTGAAGCAGTTTTACTTCTAATGAAAGATAAGAAAGTAGATGAAGATGGACAAATTGTAAGAAGTGAAAAATATACAGTTTGTATCTCTAGTCAAGTTGGATGCAAGGTTGGTTGTAGTTTTTGTTTAACTGCAAAAGGTGGATTTGTAAGAAATCTTACAGTTGGAGAGTATATAGCTCAAATAGTTCACATAAAAAAAGATAATAATATAGCTGAAAATAAAGCTTTAAATATTGTTTATATGGGAATGGGTGAACCGCTTGATAATTTTGATAATTTTGTAAAAGCTGTTGAAATCTTTTCAGAACTTGATGGCTTAGCAATAAGTAGAAGAAGACAAACTGTTTCAACATCTGGAATTGCAAGTAAGATTAAGAAACTTGGAGAAAAAGATTTACAAATTCAACTTGCAATTTCACTTCATGCTGTTGATGATGAGCTAAGAAGTGAATTAATTCCTATGAATAAAGCTTATAATATTGCAAGTATTATTGAAGCAGTTAAAGCATTTCCTGTGGATACAAGAAAGAAAGTTATGTTTGAATATTTGGTTATAAAAAATAAAAATGATAGTCTTGAAGCTGCGAAGAAACTTGTAAAACTTCTTGATGGAATTCAAGCAAAAGTAAATTTAATATATTTTAATCCATATACTGGAACAACTTATCAAAGACCTTTAGAAAGTGATATGATGAAATTCAAAGATTTCCTAAATAGTAAAAGTGTAATTTGTACAATTAGAGAATCAAAAGGTTTAGATATTAGTGCTGCATGTGGGCAATTAAGAGAAAAAGATATAAAAAAGGATTAA